In Candidatus Methylomirabilota bacterium, the following proteins share a genomic window:
- a CDS encoding NADH-quinone oxidoreductase subunit C — translation MTPDELLEAIRSQFGDAVKASEVKGVEARMDLQRDKSYAILVALLGMGFDYLNCLSAVDRIASGEFEVVYNISTLSMPTKVLVRVRIPREDPMIRSVAALWRTADWHEREAFDMMGIRFEGHPDLRRILLSEDWVGYPLRKDYQDERLVPYEPV, via the coding sequence ATGACGCCGGACGAGCTGCTTGAAGCGATCAGGTCACAGTTCGGCGACGCGGTCAAGGCGTCGGAGGTCAAGGGTGTCGAGGCCCGGATGGATCTCCAGCGGGACAAAAGCTATGCGATCCTTGTCGCGCTCCTGGGGATGGGGTTCGATTACCTCAACTGCCTCAGCGCCGTCGATAGGATTGCGAGCGGCGAGTTTGAGGTGGTCTACAACATCTCCACTCTGTCGATGCCCACGAAGGTCCTGGTGCGGGTACGGATTCCGCGCGAGGACCCGATGATCAGAAGCGTCGCGGCGCTGTGGCGGACGGCCGACTGGCACGAGCGGGAGGCCTTCGATATGATGGGCATCCGCTTTGAGGGTCATCCCGACCTGCGACGGATCTTGCTGTCTGAGGATTGGGTCGGGTATCCGTTGCGCAAGGATTATCAGGACGAACGGCTGGTTCCGTACGAGCCGGTGTAG
- a CDS encoding NADH-quinone oxidoreductase subunit A translates to MAADYAAVGVFLVVGLLFVVVNVDIVSRLLRPVNPEPEKFTTYECGEDPVGASWIRVHVRYYLYALVYVVFAVETIYLLPWAVVFRKLGMFAFVEMMLFIVILLIGFAYAWRKGALEWV, encoded by the coding sequence ATGGCGGCGGATTATGCGGCGGTAGGCGTCTTTCTGGTGGTCGGACTGCTGTTTGTTGTGGTCAATGTCGATATCGTCTCCCGACTGCTGCGCCCGGTTAACCCCGAGCCGGAAAAGTTCACGACGTACGAGTGCGGCGAAGACCCCGTCGGGGCCTCGTGGATCCGCGTTCACGTCCGATACTATCTGTATGCCTTGGTCTATGTCGTCTTCGCCGTAGAGACGATCTATCTCCTGCCGTGGGCGGTCGTCTTCCGCAAGTTGGGCATGTTTGCCTTTGTGGAGATGATGCTCTTCATTGTCATCCTGCTGATCGGGTTCGCCTATGCCTGGCGTAAGGGCGCCCTGGAGTGGGTCTGA
- a CDS encoding porphobilinogen synthase — translation MYYPVFRPRRLRQNETLRRLVRETHLHLDDLIQPLFVVHGRGVRQEIGPMPGCYQLSVDELAKEAKETAAMGIPGIILFGIPAAKDAVGSEAYAEDGIVQQAVRAIKDTVSDLLVITDVCLCEYTSHGHCGVVERGQVKNDPTLELLARAALSHAEAGADIVAPSDMMDGRVSAIRETLDEEGFEDTPIMAYSAKYASAFYGPFRDAAASAPQFGDRRTYQMDPANSDEALREVGLDLEEGADIVMVKPALPYLDILWRVKEEFGGPVAAYHVSGEYAMLKAAGRLGWIDEERVLLETLTSIKRAGADLILTYAAKEAARLLESKA, via the coding sequence ATGTACTACCCGGTATTTCGGCCACGCCGCCTGCGTCAGAATGAGACCCTTCGCCGGCTGGTACGGGAAACCCACCTGCATCTTGACGACCTGATCCAGCCGCTTTTCGTCGTTCACGGTCGCGGCGTCCGCCAGGAGATCGGCCCCATGCCGGGCTGCTATCAACTGTCGGTGGATGAGCTGGCCAAAGAGGCAAAAGAGACGGCGGCGATGGGAATCCCCGGGATCATCCTGTTCGGGATTCCGGCCGCGAAGGATGCCGTCGGCTCGGAGGCCTACGCAGAGGATGGGATCGTTCAACAGGCCGTACGGGCAATCAAGGACACCGTCTCGGATCTGCTGGTGATCACCGATGTCTGTCTCTGTGAATATACCAGCCATGGTCACTGCGGGGTGGTCGAACGGGGCCAGGTCAAAAACGATCCCACCCTGGAACTGCTGGCCAGGGCGGCGCTCTCCCATGCTGAGGCGGGGGCCGACATCGTGGCGCCGTCGGACATGATGGATGGCCGGGTATCGGCCATCCGCGAGACGCTGGATGAAGAGGGTTTCGAGGATACGCCGATCATGGCCTATTCGGCCAAGTATGCGAGTGCCTTCTATGGGCCGTTTCGTGATGCGGCCGCCTCGGCGCCGCAATTTGGTGATCGCCGCACCTATCAGATGGATCCGGCGAACAGCGATGAGGCGCTGCGAGAGGTCGGACTCGACCTGGAGGAGGGGGCGGACATTGTGATGGTCAAGCCGGCCTTGCCGTATCTGGATATCCTCTGGCGGGTTAAGGAGGAGTTCGGCGGGCCGGTTGCGGCCTATCATGTCAGCGGCGAGTACGCCATGTTGAAGGCGGCCGGGCGACTGGGGTGGATCGACGAAGAGCGGGTGTTGCTGGAGACGCTGACGTCGATCAAGCGGGCCGGCGCCGACCTGATCCTGACCTATGCCGCCAAGGAGGCTGCGCGCTTGTTGGAGAGCAAGGCGTGA
- the hemL gene encoding glutamate-1-semialdehyde-2,1-aminomutase, whose translation MQTGPRSRAYFEEAARLLPGGVNSPVRAFRAVGGNPVVVERAQGCRLYDVDGSSYIDYVGSWGPMIVGHAHPAVVKAIQEAAAQGVSYGAPTVWETTLARMVVEAIPSIELVRFVNSGTEATMSAIRLARGATKRNRIVKFEGCYHGHADSLLVKAGSGAMTFGVPDSLGVPSDLAHLTMTLPYNDVDAVRSAFESAGREIACVIVEPVVGNMGVVPPRPGFLTALREITAASGSLLIFDEVMTGFRLGKGGAQARYGIQPDLTCLGKIIGGGLPVGAYGGPRSIMEQVAPLGAVYQAGTLSGNPLAMRAGIETLRLLDEPGFYERLEARGNQLESGLQELAAQGGIALQCQRVGSMCTPFFVDRPVVDYATAKGADTDRYAAFFWAMLERGVYLPPSQFEAAFLSDAHAVTDVETTLLAARDALAALRGR comes from the coding sequence ATGCAGACCGGCCCACGTTCGAGGGCGTACTTTGAAGAGGCGGCGCGCCTGCTGCCTGGAGGGGTCAACAGCCCTGTTCGGGCGTTCCGAGCGGTAGGCGGGAACCCGGTGGTGGTCGAGCGGGCCCAGGGTTGTCGCCTGTATGACGTTGATGGCTCCAGCTATATCGACTACGTCGGCTCCTGGGGGCCGATGATTGTCGGCCATGCCCACCCTGCCGTCGTCAAGGCGATCCAGGAAGCGGCAGCCCAGGGCGTGAGCTACGGCGCGCCGACAGTCTGGGAGACCACGCTGGCCCGCATGGTGGTCGAGGCGATCCCCTCCATCGAGCTGGTTCGGTTTGTGAACTCCGGAACCGAGGCGACGATGAGCGCCATCCGACTGGCCCGCGGGGCGACAAAACGCAACCGGATCGTCAAGTTCGAGGGGTGCTACCACGGCCACGCCGACAGTCTGCTGGTCAAGGCCGGATCGGGCGCCATGACCTTCGGTGTGCCGGACAGCCTCGGCGTTCCGTCGGACCTTGCCCATCTGACGATGACGCTGCCGTATAATGATGTTGACGCCGTCCGGTCGGCGTTCGAGTCGGCGGGCCGAGAGATTGCCTGCGTCATTGTTGAGCCTGTCGTCGGCAATATGGGGGTTGTCCCGCCGCGGCCGGGATTTCTGACAGCGTTACGGGAGATCACCGCTGCGTCCGGCTCGCTGCTGATCTTTGACGAGGTGATGACCGGATTCCGGTTGGGCAAAGGGGGCGCCCAGGCGCGCTACGGCATACAGCCGGATTTGACCTGTCTCGGCAAGATTATCGGTGGCGGTCTGCCGGTGGGTGCCTACGGCGGTCCGCGCAGCATCATGGAGCAGGTCGCGCCGCTGGGGGCCGTATATCAGGCCGGGACCCTGTCCGGTAACCCCCTGGCAATGCGGGCCGGTATCGAGACCCTTCGCCTGCTCGACGAGCCCGGATTCTACGAGCGGCTTGAGGCAAGAGGCAACCAACTGGAGTCGGGACTGCAAGAGCTGGCAGCACAAGGGGGGATCGCGCTTCAGTGTCAACGGGTGGGTTCGATGTGTACCCCCTTCTTTGTCGACCGGCCTGTCGTCGATTATGCGACGGCCAAGGGTGCGGATACCGATCGATATGCCGCGTTCTTTTGGGCCATGCTTGAGCGGGGGGTCTATCTGCCGCCGTCGCAATTTGAGGCGGCCTTTCTGTCCGATGCGCATGCCGTCACCGATGTCGAGACGACCCTGCTGGCGGCACGGGATGCCTTGGCTGCACTTCGGGGTCGTTAA
- a CDS encoding cytochrome C — protein sequence MLLVVGVSPAFSAGNEGAVSSARATWEEKCVACHGASGKGDGWRTKPMFWMKTPNFTDAAYMQKRSDDALLQVLKAGGPTGMPAYGLKMSDPELKELVAFVKGFYSAPEPAKPAAKAPAAPTKSAGKASAEPTKPAGAARK from the coding sequence CTGTTGCTCGTTGTAGGGGTCTCGCCCGCCTTCAGCGCGGGGAACGAGGGTGCGGTGTCCAGCGCTCGGGCGACCTGGGAGGAGAAATGTGTCGCATGCCACGGTGCAAGCGGTAAAGGTGATGGCTGGCGGACAAAGCCGATGTTTTGGATGAAGACGCCGAACTTCACCGATGCGGCCTATATGCAGAAACGATCCGATGATGCCCTGTTGCAGGTACTGAAGGCGGGTGGCCCGACGGGCATGCCCGCGTATGGACTGAAGATGTCCGACCCGGAGCTGAAGGAGCTGGTGGCCTTCGTTAAAGGTTTTTACAGCGCGCCAGAGCCGGCCAAGCCGGCAGCCAAGGCGCCGGCAGCCCCGACCAAGTCCGCAGGTAAAGCGTCAGCAGAGCCGACCAAGCCCGCAGGTGCGGCCCGCAAATAG
- a CDS encoding NADH-quinone oxidoreductase subunit NuoD, which produces MESHEIEIAERTRETMEEMYVNMGPQHPSTHGVLRLLLKLDGEIVTEVVPYIGYLHRCHEKIGENRIFTQIIPYTDRLDYLASMYNNWGFVLTVERLLGVAVPERAEYMRVILGELQRIASHLIWLGTFGLDLGNFTIFLYCFREREMILDLFESVCGQRLNYAFYRVGGMPMDLPDSFVSNCKAFLEWFKPRLPEYDALMSDNIIFQKRVQGLGILDPKTAINYAISGPVLRGSGIKWDLRRNDPYSIYDRFEFEIPVGTSGDVWDRYMVRRIEMDESMKIIEQALQGLPSGEVMAKMPKKLKPPVGDIYSRVETPRGELGFYIVSDGSEKPYRYKVRSPTFVNLSVLPEIGRGYLVADLVAILGSIDIVLGEVDR; this is translated from the coding sequence ATGGAATCGCATGAGATAGAGATCGCTGAACGCACCCGTGAGACGATGGAGGAGATGTACGTCAACATGGGGCCTCAGCATCCCAGCACCCACGGGGTGCTCCGTCTCCTGCTGAAGCTGGACGGCGAGATCGTCACCGAGGTCGTCCCGTACATCGGCTACCTGCACCGATGCCATGAAAAGATCGGCGAGAACCGGATCTTTACCCAGATTATTCCGTATACCGATCGACTGGACTATCTTGCCTCGATGTACAACAACTGGGGCTTCGTCTTGACAGTGGAGCGGCTGCTCGGGGTCGCGGTGCCGGAGCGGGCCGAATATATGCGGGTGATCCTGGGAGAGCTGCAGCGCATCGCCAGTCACCTGATCTGGTTGGGGACTTTCGGTCTCGATCTGGGCAACTTTACCATCTTCTTGTACTGCTTCCGGGAACGCGAAATGATCCTCGACCTGTTTGAATCGGTCTGCGGTCAGCGGCTGAACTACGCCTTCTACCGGGTCGGAGGGATGCCGATGGACCTGCCCGATTCCTTCGTCAGTAACTGTAAGGCGTTCCTGGAATGGTTCAAGCCGCGCCTGCCGGAGTACGATGCCCTGATGAGCGACAACATTATCTTTCAAAAGCGGGTGCAGGGTCTCGGGATCCTCGACCCCAAAACGGCTATCAACTATGCCATCAGCGGGCCGGTGCTCCGCGGCTCCGGGATCAAGTGGGATCTGCGCCGGAACGATCCGTACTCCATTTATGATCGCTTCGAATTCGAGATTCCGGTAGGGACCTCCGGCGACGTCTGGGACCGCTATATGGTCAGACGGATCGAGATGGACGAGAGTATGAAGATCATCGAACAGGCCCTCCAAGGGCTGCCGTCCGGCGAGGTCATGGCCAAGATGCCGAAAAAGCTGAAGCCGCCGGTCGGAGACATCTACAGCAGGGTTGAGACCCCCAGGGGCGAGCTGGGGTTCTATATCGTGTCAGACGGCTCGGAGAAGCCGTACCGGTACAAGGTCCGCTCTCCGACCTTTGTCAACCTGAGCGTCCTGCCGGAGATCGGCAGGGGCTATCTTGTCGCCGATCTCGTGGCCATCCTGGGAAGCATCGATATTGTGCTCGGCGAGGTGGACCGCTGA